The following proteins are co-located in the Solanum pennellii chromosome 1, SPENNV200 genome:
- the LOC107008488 gene encoding UDP-sugar-dependent glycosyltransferase 52 isoform X3 yields the protein MVHLRANKVMYIPVSSPPVVSPLEHYGKMELSFSAHKREIIQKHRYECTSIIEDILGDSSVEGDVIAINFFALEGWSLAELFQVRCIVVAPYVVPYSAPSSFERQFRKEHPGLYNHLQEAPTDKVGWKDVIHWMWPLFTEEWGSWRSLDLNLSALPFTDPVTGLPTFHERLPSPLLLYGFSKEVVEYPGYWPSKVHVCGFWFPPKEWQFSCIDCAEISASVSPGSSNKQNKLCSIHLSLQFFIEFPAAELPVFIGLSSIGSMGFLRNPHAFLRVLRTALDISDSRFILFSAGYEPLEAVIESYAKEASSCPEQTQRSNGGVSFFGGRLFCFSGSVPYNWLFPRCAAAIHHGGSGSTAAALLAGVPQVICPFMLDQFYWAERMYWLGVAPEPLKREHLVPDKDEDFYIKKAANMLVRALDYSQSSEVKTRALQISNKLSTEDGVSEAVHLIKEELRRSCR from the exons ATGGTGCACTTGAGAGCAAATAAAGTTATGTATATACCAGTTTCATCGCCACCTGTTGTTTCCCCTCTTGAACATTATG GTAAGATGGAGTTATCTTTTTCTGCCCACAAAAGGGAAATTATCCAGAAACataggtatgagtgtacttcgATTATTGAGGATATCCTTGGAGATAGCTCAGTGGAAGGCGATGTTATTGCTATTAATTTCTTCGCTCTG GAAGGTTGGAGTCTTGCTGAGCTTTTTCAGGTCCGTTGCATTGTGGTTGCTCCTTATGTTGTTCCCTATAG TGCTCCATCATCATTTGAGCGGCAATTTAGGAAAGAGCATCCAGGTTTATATAACCATCTCCAGGAAGCTCCCACGGACAAG GTTGGCTGGAAAGATGTCATCCATTGGATGTGGCCACTTTTCACTGAGGAGTGGGGATCGTGGAGAAGTCTCGACCTGAATCTGAGTGCCCTTCCTTTTACG GACCCTGTAACTGGACTTCCAACATTTCATGAGAGGCTTCCGTCTCCTCTACTATT GTATGGATTTAGCAAAGAAGTTGTTGAATACCCTG GTTATTGGCCATCAAAAGTGCATGTTTGTGGCTTTTGGTTTCCTCCCAAGGAATGGCAGTTTTCTTGCATTGACTGTGCAGAAATCTCTGCATCGGTTTCTCCAGGGAGTTCAAATAAGCAAAACAAATTGTGTTCTATCCACCTCAGCTTGCAGTTTTTCATTGAATTTCCTGCTGCAGAGCTGCCTGTTTTCATAGGTCTGAGTTCAATTGGAAG CATGGGTTTCTTGAGGAACCCACATGCATTCCTTCGGGTGCTTAGAACTGCATTAGACATATCAGATAGcagatttattttattctcaGCTGGCTATGAACCTTTAGAAGCAGTAATTGAGTCTTATGCCAAGGAAGCATCCTCTTGTCCGGAACAAACACAACGGAGTAATGGAGGAGTTTCTTTTTTTGGAGGCCGGCTCTTTTGTTTCTCTGG TTCCGTCCCATACAATTGGTTGTTTCCAAGGTGTGCTGCTGCAATTCATCATGGTGGAAG TGGATCCACCGCTGCTGCTTTACTGGCTGGTGTTCCTCAG GTGATATGTCCGTTTATGCTGGATCAATTTTACTGGGCGGAGAGGATGTATTGGCTCGGTGTTGCCCCTGAGCCATTGAAAAGAGAACACTTGGTGCCCGATAAAGATGAGGATTTCTACATCAAGAAAGCTGCAAACATGCTTGTGAGGGCCCTGGACTATTCGCAGTCTTCTGAAGTCAAAACCCGTGCTTTGCAGATCTCTAATAAATTATCTACTGAG GATGGAGTGTCGGAAGCAGTTCATCTCATTAAGGAAGAGCTTAGAAGAAGTTGTCGATGA
- the LOC107008488 gene encoding UDP-sugar-dependent glycosyltransferase 52 isoform X4: protein MELSFSAHKREIIQKHRYECTSIIEDILGDSSVEGDVIAINFFALEGWSLAELFQVRCIVVAPYVVPYSAPSSFERQFRKEHPGLYNHLQEAPTDKVGWKDVIHWMWPLFTEEWGSWRSLDLNLSALPFTDPVTGLPTFHERLPSPLLLYGFSKEVVEYPGYWPSKVHVCGFWFPPKEWQFSCIDCAEISASVSPGSSNKQNKLCSIHLSLQFFIEFPAAELPVFIGLSSIGSMGFLRNPHAFLRVLRTALDISDSRFILFSAGYEPLEAVIESYAKEASSCPEQTQRSNGGVSFFGGRLFCFSGSVPYNWLFPRCAAAIHHGGSGSTAAALLAGVPQVICPFMLDQFYWAERMYWLGVAPEPLKREHLVPDKDEDFYIKKAANMLVRALDYSQSSEVKTRALQISNKLSTEDGVSEAVHLIKEELRRSCR, encoded by the exons ATGGAGTTATCTTTTTCTGCCCACAAAAGGGAAATTATCCAGAAACataggtatgagtgtacttcgATTATTGAGGATATCCTTGGAGATAGCTCAGTGGAAGGCGATGTTATTGCTATTAATTTCTTCGCTCTG GAAGGTTGGAGTCTTGCTGAGCTTTTTCAGGTCCGTTGCATTGTGGTTGCTCCTTATGTTGTTCCCTATAG TGCTCCATCATCATTTGAGCGGCAATTTAGGAAAGAGCATCCAGGTTTATATAACCATCTCCAGGAAGCTCCCACGGACAAG GTTGGCTGGAAAGATGTCATCCATTGGATGTGGCCACTTTTCACTGAGGAGTGGGGATCGTGGAGAAGTCTCGACCTGAATCTGAGTGCCCTTCCTTTTACG GACCCTGTAACTGGACTTCCAACATTTCATGAGAGGCTTCCGTCTCCTCTACTATT GTATGGATTTAGCAAAGAAGTTGTTGAATACCCTG GTTATTGGCCATCAAAAGTGCATGTTTGTGGCTTTTGGTTTCCTCCCAAGGAATGGCAGTTTTCTTGCATTGACTGTGCAGAAATCTCTGCATCGGTTTCTCCAGGGAGTTCAAATAAGCAAAACAAATTGTGTTCTATCCACCTCAGCTTGCAGTTTTTCATTGAATTTCCTGCTGCAGAGCTGCCTGTTTTCATAGGTCTGAGTTCAATTGGAAG CATGGGTTTCTTGAGGAACCCACATGCATTCCTTCGGGTGCTTAGAACTGCATTAGACATATCAGATAGcagatttattttattctcaGCTGGCTATGAACCTTTAGAAGCAGTAATTGAGTCTTATGCCAAGGAAGCATCCTCTTGTCCGGAACAAACACAACGGAGTAATGGAGGAGTTTCTTTTTTTGGAGGCCGGCTCTTTTGTTTCTCTGG TTCCGTCCCATACAATTGGTTGTTTCCAAGGTGTGCTGCTGCAATTCATCATGGTGGAAG TGGATCCACCGCTGCTGCTTTACTGGCTGGTGTTCCTCAG GTGATATGTCCGTTTATGCTGGATCAATTTTACTGGGCGGAGAGGATGTATTGGCTCGGTGTTGCCCCTGAGCCATTGAAAAGAGAACACTTGGTGCCCGATAAAGATGAGGATTTCTACATCAAGAAAGCTGCAAACATGCTTGTGAGGGCCCTGGACTATTCGCAGTCTTCTGAAGTCAAAACCCGTGCTTTGCAGATCTCTAATAAATTATCTACTGAG GATGGAGTGTCGGAAGCAGTTCATCTCATTAAGGAAGAGCTTAGAAGAAGTTGTCGATGA
- the LOC107008488 gene encoding sterol 3-beta-glucosyltransferase UGT80B1 isoform X2, translated as MRSKPAAIFMAFGTKGDIYPLAAIAAAFACDQEQYQVFFITHSAHENLMVHLRANKVMYIPVSSPPVVSPLEHYGKMELSFSAHKREIIQKHRYECTSIIEDILGDSSVEGDVIAINFFALEGWSLAELFQVRCIVVAPYVVPYSAPSSFERQFRKEHPGLYNHLQEAPTDKVGWKDVIHWMWPLFTEEWGSWRSLDLNLSALPFTDPVTGLPTFHERLPSPLLLYGFSKEVVEYPGYWPSKVHVCGFWFPPKEWQFSCIDCAEISASVSPGSSNKQNKLCSIHLSLQFFIEFPAAELPVFIGLSSIGSMGFLRNPHAFLRVLRTALDISDSRFILFSAGYEPLEAVIESYAKEASSCPEQTQRSNGGVSFFGGRLFCFSGGSTAAALLAGVPQVICPFMLDQFYWAERMYWLGVAPEPLKREHLVPDKDEDFYIKKAANMLVRALDYSQSSEVKTRALQISNKLSTEDGVSEAVHLIKEELRRSCR; from the exons ATGAGGAGCAAACCAGCCGCTATTTTCATGGCTTTCGGTACTAAAGGCGATATCTACCCTCTTGCC GCCATTGCTGCAGCGTTTGCTTGTGATCAAGAGCAGTATCAAGTGTTTTTTATCACTCATTCAGCTCATGAG AACTTGATGGTGCACTTGAGAGCAAATAAAGTTATGTATATACCAGTTTCATCGCCACCTGTTGTTTCCCCTCTTGAACATTATG GTAAGATGGAGTTATCTTTTTCTGCCCACAAAAGGGAAATTATCCAGAAACataggtatgagtgtacttcgATTATTGAGGATATCCTTGGAGATAGCTCAGTGGAAGGCGATGTTATTGCTATTAATTTCTTCGCTCTG GAAGGTTGGAGTCTTGCTGAGCTTTTTCAGGTCCGTTGCATTGTGGTTGCTCCTTATGTTGTTCCCTATAG TGCTCCATCATCATTTGAGCGGCAATTTAGGAAAGAGCATCCAGGTTTATATAACCATCTCCAGGAAGCTCCCACGGACAAG GTTGGCTGGAAAGATGTCATCCATTGGATGTGGCCACTTTTCACTGAGGAGTGGGGATCGTGGAGAAGTCTCGACCTGAATCTGAGTGCCCTTCCTTTTACG GACCCTGTAACTGGACTTCCAACATTTCATGAGAGGCTTCCGTCTCCTCTACTATT GTATGGATTTAGCAAAGAAGTTGTTGAATACCCTG GTTATTGGCCATCAAAAGTGCATGTTTGTGGCTTTTGGTTTCCTCCCAAGGAATGGCAGTTTTCTTGCATTGACTGTGCAGAAATCTCTGCATCGGTTTCTCCAGGGAGTTCAAATAAGCAAAACAAATTGTGTTCTATCCACCTCAGCTTGCAGTTTTTCATTGAATTTCCTGCTGCAGAGCTGCCTGTTTTCATAGGTCTGAGTTCAATTGGAAG CATGGGTTTCTTGAGGAACCCACATGCATTCCTTCGGGTGCTTAGAACTGCATTAGACATATCAGATAGcagatttattttattctcaGCTGGCTATGAACCTTTAGAAGCAGTAATTGAGTCTTATGCCAAGGAAGCATCCTCTTGTCCGGAACAAACACAACGGAGTAATGGAGGAGTTTCTTTTTTTGGAGGCCGGCTCTTTTGTTTCTCTGG TGGATCCACCGCTGCTGCTTTACTGGCTGGTGTTCCTCAG GTGATATGTCCGTTTATGCTGGATCAATTTTACTGGGCGGAGAGGATGTATTGGCTCGGTGTTGCCCCTGAGCCATTGAAAAGAGAACACTTGGTGCCCGATAAAGATGAGGATTTCTACATCAAGAAAGCTGCAAACATGCTTGTGAGGGCCCTGGACTATTCGCAGTCTTCTGAAGTCAAAACCCGTGCTTTGCAGATCTCTAATAAATTATCTACTGAG GATGGAGTGTCGGAAGCAGTTCATCTCATTAAGGAAGAGCTTAGAAGAAGTTGTCGATGA
- the LOC107008488 gene encoding sterol 3-beta-glucosyltransferase UGT80B1 isoform X1, translated as MRSKPAAIFMAFGTKGDIYPLAAIAAAFACDQEQYQVFFITHSAHENLMVHLRANKVMYIPVSSPPVVSPLEHYGKMELSFSAHKREIIQKHRYECTSIIEDILGDSSVEGDVIAINFFALEGWSLAELFQVRCIVVAPYVVPYSAPSSFERQFRKEHPGLYNHLQEAPTDKVGWKDVIHWMWPLFTEEWGSWRSLDLNLSALPFTDPVTGLPTFHERLPSPLLLYGFSKEVVEYPGYWPSKVHVCGFWFPPKEWQFSCIDCAEISASVSPGSSNKQNKLCSIHLSLQFFIEFPAAELPVFIGLSSIGSMGFLRNPHAFLRVLRTALDISDSRFILFSAGYEPLEAVIESYAKEASSCPEQTQRSNGGVSFFGGRLFCFSGSVPYNWLFPRCAAAIHHGGSGSTAAALLAGVPQVICPFMLDQFYWAERMYWLGVAPEPLKREHLVPDKDEDFYIKKAANMLVRALDYSQSSEVKTRALQISNKLSTEDGVSEAVHLIKEELRRSCR; from the exons ATGAGGAGCAAACCAGCCGCTATTTTCATGGCTTTCGGTACTAAAGGCGATATCTACCCTCTTGCC GCCATTGCTGCAGCGTTTGCTTGTGATCAAGAGCAGTATCAAGTGTTTTTTATCACTCATTCAGCTCATGAG AACTTGATGGTGCACTTGAGAGCAAATAAAGTTATGTATATACCAGTTTCATCGCCACCTGTTGTTTCCCCTCTTGAACATTATG GTAAGATGGAGTTATCTTTTTCTGCCCACAAAAGGGAAATTATCCAGAAACataggtatgagtgtacttcgATTATTGAGGATATCCTTGGAGATAGCTCAGTGGAAGGCGATGTTATTGCTATTAATTTCTTCGCTCTG GAAGGTTGGAGTCTTGCTGAGCTTTTTCAGGTCCGTTGCATTGTGGTTGCTCCTTATGTTGTTCCCTATAG TGCTCCATCATCATTTGAGCGGCAATTTAGGAAAGAGCATCCAGGTTTATATAACCATCTCCAGGAAGCTCCCACGGACAAG GTTGGCTGGAAAGATGTCATCCATTGGATGTGGCCACTTTTCACTGAGGAGTGGGGATCGTGGAGAAGTCTCGACCTGAATCTGAGTGCCCTTCCTTTTACG GACCCTGTAACTGGACTTCCAACATTTCATGAGAGGCTTCCGTCTCCTCTACTATT GTATGGATTTAGCAAAGAAGTTGTTGAATACCCTG GTTATTGGCCATCAAAAGTGCATGTTTGTGGCTTTTGGTTTCCTCCCAAGGAATGGCAGTTTTCTTGCATTGACTGTGCAGAAATCTCTGCATCGGTTTCTCCAGGGAGTTCAAATAAGCAAAACAAATTGTGTTCTATCCACCTCAGCTTGCAGTTTTTCATTGAATTTCCTGCTGCAGAGCTGCCTGTTTTCATAGGTCTGAGTTCAATTGGAAG CATGGGTTTCTTGAGGAACCCACATGCATTCCTTCGGGTGCTTAGAACTGCATTAGACATATCAGATAGcagatttattttattctcaGCTGGCTATGAACCTTTAGAAGCAGTAATTGAGTCTTATGCCAAGGAAGCATCCTCTTGTCCGGAACAAACACAACGGAGTAATGGAGGAGTTTCTTTTTTTGGAGGCCGGCTCTTTTGTTTCTCTGG TTCCGTCCCATACAATTGGTTGTTTCCAAGGTGTGCTGCTGCAATTCATCATGGTGGAAG TGGATCCACCGCTGCTGCTTTACTGGCTGGTGTTCCTCAG GTGATATGTCCGTTTATGCTGGATCAATTTTACTGGGCGGAGAGGATGTATTGGCTCGGTGTTGCCCCTGAGCCATTGAAAAGAGAACACTTGGTGCCCGATAAAGATGAGGATTTCTACATCAAGAAAGCTGCAAACATGCTTGTGAGGGCCCTGGACTATTCGCAGTCTTCTGAAGTCAAAACCCGTGCTTTGCAGATCTCTAATAAATTATCTACTGAG GATGGAGTGTCGGAAGCAGTTCATCTCATTAAGGAAGAGCTTAGAAGAAGTTGTCGATGA